The nucleotide window GATGACAGTTCCTCCCTGCCGAACAAATCGCTTCACCTGTTCCCAGGCCGCGGCCTCCAGATTCAGCATCGGTGGGAGAATCAGTACGTCATAACGGGCCACGCCGATCTGAATGATGCCATCCGTTAAGTCAGCGTCAGCCAACAATTCTGGATCAAGGTGGTCATAGTCCCGTCTGTTTTCGAGCAGATGGGTAGTAATCCGCATCCAGTCCTTCGTCAGGCGCTCCAGTTGCGCGCGTTCTAATTCGTCCTCGCCGCTATACTCGAATCCATGCAGCGGATTACCCATCAGACTCCAGAATGTCGTCGTTGGGTCAAGCACAGCAATTCGAATGTCTGCTACTCCGGTGCTCATGAGATAGCTCAAGCGTCCGGTGTAATCCCCCAACTGCCGGAAATGCTTCCAGTAGGGATTCTGCAAAAATTGAGACGGCGGTGCATCATGCTTGGCAAGCCCACCAATCGTATAGAAAAAGGCGTGAAAGTTATAGAAATTGGTGCCCATGGTAGCCATGCGATCAATCATCCACTTGGCATCCTGCAGCGTCATGGACCAGCCTACACTGTGAAAACATTCAATCAGATTGCGGCTTCGGCCCAATTGCCGGGCAAGCGAACTGACCATCTTGGGATTGTCACGCATCTTTTGGCCGTAGCGTTCCAGAATCCACGATAAGGACCGTCCAATTTTCTCATGTGCCGAATCACCACCTGGCATATGGCTGAACAACTGGGTGGTCATCCGTACGCCAGGCACCTCAGCCGCGTACTGGATTCCTGCTTCCTCACACCAGTCATGCACCTGTTTGTGATAGGACTCCCGGAGAAGCAGGTGAAGTGACTGGTAATAGTCATACCGAATCCGATGCGCGTCCGGAACATCACCATATAGCAGGGCCGGTAGCGAATCGATCAGACTATAACCACAACGCTCACTGAAATAACGGGGAAGCTGTGGGGACCAAGGGATACGGCCCAGCGGTGCGATCTCATCCGAGAACATGCCTTTGATCACGCTTTCAAATTGATCTCCAACCGCTGACTTATAACGCTCATGTGTCAGTTCAATAAATCGGCTCATCGCTTCCTTATGGCAAGGGTCAACAAAGTTACCGTAATATTTGAAATCGTCGATCTCTTTTTCCTGAAATATCATCAACTCCCAATCACCCGCGGGAACATCCCATAACAAGCGGAACGCTGTTCGGTAGGTGAAGAACCGCTTGCGGTTATACGATGTGAGTCCGGTCTCCTGATAGACCTGATCCGTCTGGATATTGCCAATTTTGCTGCGCAGATCGATGGACTCATGCCACAGACGTTTGCCCTGTTCATCCTTGGGAATCGCCTTGGCAACCAAGACGCGTCCCCATGGCAACTCCAGATCCACAGCTTCTCCGCCCTGAACCACCAACTGATGATGCACGAGCTGACGCTGCTTCGCTTCAGGAAAATCAAGGGTCACTTCCCCACCAGCCATCCCGCTTGGATATGGATATTCATCATATAACCATACCTGCATGCTGTGAGCAGCCGCCGCTTCCACTGCAATCCGCACCTTATCAAACCACGCTTCCGACAGATAGGGAATCTGCAGTCCCTGACGTGGACAGATGAAGAATCCACCTACACCTTGCGCCGCCATCTCAGCCACTTGCCGCTTAATCTGTTCTTCTTCCATATCCCCATTCCAGAACCAAAAGGGATGAACCCGGTACTGCGCCTCGGGATTTTCAAATGCATCCCCGTTCCACATGTTGCCTTCCTCCCTGCCTGTTCAAGAGTGTGTGGTGTCCAGCTTTACCAATAACGTTCATTTCAGTTCAAATAGGTTTGTTTTGTTTTGATTATACATCAAAAACCATATTCAGGAAGTCGTATTTTCCAGAAAGTTGGATGAAATTTGGTTCGCGAATCAAGCCATTACAGCGATAAGAAAAGCCCGGCTGTTTCCGCTACACTGAAAGCACGGCTGCCGGGCTCTGGCTTATACGACTACTTCAGTGCAGCGTACAGTTCATTAACTTCTTTGACATAATCGTCTCCGCCGTTGTTCTTCCATAGAGCAACAGCATCTTCGAATCCTTTCTCATCAATCTGACCTACGATATATTTGATCCGTGCATCGTTAATGATATTGTCCAGCTGCGGTCCTTTCTGAGCGTAAACATCCGAGATCAGCGGTTCGCCAGGATTGGCGATGACAATCTCTTCGTTGGCTTTCTGCACCTGTGTAACCTTTTCACGGACAGGTGTCTGTTGAACGCGAAGCGTTCTGTCTTCCGGAACAAACATCAAAATCTGATTTAAGCCTTGCAAGTCGCGGAGTGCAAGCTTTTCAGTGCTCGGTAAGATGTAGTCTTCTTTCTTCTCGTATTGCTTGCCTTCCAGTCCGTTGTACAACAATGCCTGCAATTCCGGTTCATTCAGCTGATCGAGGAAGCTCAGCACCTTCTTCAGGTCTTCTTCCGTTTTGACACTGCTTTTGGAGATCGCAATCAGGCCGGAGTAGCCGGACGTTGGCATATCACGCAATCCCTTTGGACCTTCCATCGCTTGCAGCACATCTACGCGTCCTGTCGCATTGGGGTCTTTATCCAGTATTTTCTGATCCATGCGCTGCGCATTATCTGCTACATCCACCATGACACCG belongs to Paenibacillus sp. FSL H8-0079 and includes:
- a CDS encoding glycosyl hydrolase; this translates as MWNGDAFENPEAQYRVHPFWFWNGDMEEEQIKRQVAEMAAQGVGGFFICPRQGLQIPYLSEAWFDKVRIAVEAAAAHSMQVWLYDEYPYPSGMAGGEVTLDFPEAKQRQLVHHQLVVQGGEAVDLELPWGRVLVAKAIPKDEQGKRLWHESIDLRSKIGNIQTDQVYQETGLTSYNRKRFFTYRTAFRLLWDVPAGDWELMIFQEKEIDDFKYYGNFVDPCHKEAMSRFIELTHERYKSAVGDQFESVIKGMFSDEIAPLGRIPWSPQLPRYFSERCGYSLIDSLPALLYGDVPDAHRIRYDYYQSLHLLLRESYHKQVHDWCEEAGIQYAAEVPGVRMTTQLFSHMPGGDSAHEKIGRSLSWILERYGQKMRDNPKMVSSLARQLGRSRNLIECFHSVGWSMTLQDAKWMIDRMATMGTNFYNFHAFFYTIGGLAKHDAPPSQFLQNPYWKHFRQLGDYTGRLSYLMSTGVADIRIAVLDPTTTFWSLMGNPLHGFEYSGEDELERAQLERLTKDWMRITTHLLENRRDYDHLDPELLADADLTDGIIQIGVARYDVLILPPMLNLEAAAWEQVKRFVRQGGTVISVGMPPHIEIQPGSPEGDESAQFFGAGEQPQEVYWGRSVTKDHDNRETMWHQGEGNAYFLLAGTGQGDDFSLELISLLLDQVLPEPICWIMEEESASLLMQTRQLSAGEHMVFLTNQEGQELKGQLKLVARQLWDGTELTEGDCIVAERLDLETGRLQTLPYTSSGGEWCISLTLAPYEAHAVRLTLHAATEDTLTTKADGADKTGSTFGADGSAGANQACKIRVSSDGPWRLETVQSNILRMGQFHLQASNANGIILESQHVAVKPFIDQAAELSEQYPLPVQFNQVFGTPKKSSIAYPIECRYTTTFELRTALPACLLFMDRTAISGSWSMEINGHPLGKEQFDPIEITDHNNIACNITELLHSGLNEMTVIVQVTKDEDGIVDPLYLQGRFGVEFHHEGMASLVREPDTALRIGPEPQPLYPHFGGEMSYKRTFWLDESGEDVASFELEFSDWRVQDVTEVRVNGHSLGVRCWSPYRWKGEASWLRSGDNDIEVRVTNTLIGLLEGTYFDSEHHRLQDAGHVLAEEFR